One Alnus glutinosa chromosome 3, dhAlnGlut1.1, whole genome shotgun sequence genomic region harbors:
- the LOC133865024 gene encoding pectinesterase inhibitor 10, translating to MHSTDNSHNFAKQSFQIKEDGKFFTRLLSKETSVANSSFRVLYYGGASGAVPFMWESQPGTPKHTFSETSLPPLTPPPSYYSKYSMSDSMKKSSKRNLLHTIFPKLSPRKALVSPSSSLSSVSSSSLSSWSSSTYSSPPSFMKPKYQRSSPTSTLSFGARRKANSNRFRGCYPMGNMKNAFLSIVGHGSGQGTA from the coding sequence ATGCACAGTACTGACAATAGCCATAACTTTGCTAAGCAGTCGTTTCAAATCAAGGAGGATGGGAAGTTCTTCACAAGGCTTCTGTCCAAGGAGACCTCCGTGGCCAACTCTTCTTTCCGGGTGCTTTACTATGGAGGCGCATCCGGCGCCGTTCCGTTCATGTGGGAGTCACAGCCGGGCACACCTAAGCACACCTTTTCTGAAACCTCTCTTCCTCCCCTCACGCCCCCTCCTTCCTATTATTCTAAGTACTCCATGTCCGACTCCATGAAAAAGAGCTCAAAGCGAAACCTCTTGCACACCATTTTCCCCAAGCTGTCTCCGAGGAAGGCTCTTGTGTCGCCATCGTCGTCGCTGTCTTCTGTGTCATCTTCATCGTTATCATCATGGTCGTCGTCGACATATTCATCGCCGCCATCTTTCATGAAACCAAAATATCAAAGATCGTCGCCCACTTCAACGTTGTCGTTTGGTGCAAGGCGTAAAGCTAATTCGAATCGGTTCCGAGGCTGCTACCCAATGGGGAACATGAAGAATGCATTCTTGTCCATTGTAGGTCATGGATCAGGCCAAGGTACTGCTTAG
- the LOC133865023 gene encoding LOB domain-containing protein 15, giving the protein MSRERERFDEIGKRIKRESDASSHMGRRHMLGPPGTLNTITPCAACKLLRRRCAQECPFSPYFSPHEPQKFASVHKVFGASNVSKMLMEVPEIQRADAANSLVYEANVRLRDPVYGCMGAISALQQQVQSLQAELNAVRAEILKHKYREANIIPSSHHVALLTASRAVSVAAPPPTPPPPPPPPPLPPASSSSSMYTQQASASDYSTISNDNIVSYFG; this is encoded by the exons ATGTCCAGAGAAAG gGAGAGATTTGATGAGATAGGCAAGAGGATCAAGAGAGAGTCCGATGCTTCTTCTCATATGGGAAGAAGACACATGTTAGGTCCTCCTGGAACCCTAAACACCATTACTCCATGCGCTGCTTGTAAGCTCTTGAGACGAAGGTGTGCCCAAGAATGCCCCTTTTCTCCCTACTTCTCTCCCCATGAACCCCAGAAGTTCGCTTCTGTTCATAAAGTCTTTGGTGCTAGCAACGTCTCAAAGATGCTAATG GAGGTACCGGAGATTCAAAGAGCCGACGCAGCAAATAGTCTTGTTTATGAGGCCAACGTGAGGCTAAGAGACCCGGTCTACGGCTGCATGGGTGCCATCTCAGCTTTGCAACAGCAAGTTCAATCTCTACAAGCTGAACTCAATGCAGTGAGGGCTGAGATTCTGAAGCACAAATATCGGGAAGCTAATATCATACCATCTTCTCATCATGTGGCTTTGCTCACTGCTTCTCGGGCGGTTTCAGTTGCTGCACCTCCTCCAACTCCGCCACCCCCGCCGCcacctcctcctcttcctcctgcttcctcctcttcttccatGTACACCCAACAAGCCAGTGCTTCCGACTATAGCACTATTTCCAAtgataatattgtttcctattttggttaa
- the LOC133864766 gene encoding peroxidase P7-like — protein sequence MAASSPSFVAVLITLAFFFFFSGSVVNAQLSTNYYSKSCPKIFSTVKSTVQSAISKEARMGASLLRLFFHDCFVNGCDGSILLDDTSNFIGEKNAAPNQNSARGFDVIDNIKSAVENVCPGVVSCADILAIAARDSVVTLGGPDWCVKLGRRDARTASQAAANNSIPPPTSNLNQLISFFSNVGLSTREMVALSGAHTIGQARCTSFRARIYNETNIDSSFARTRKSNCPRTTGSGDNNLAPLDIQTSTRFDNNYYKNLLQKRGLLHSDQQLFNGGSTDSIVRSYSNSQSNFNSDFVAAIIKMGDIKPLTGSKGEIRKNCRKRN from the exons ATGGCTGCTTCCTCTCCTTCTTTCGTAGCCGTACTGATCactttggctttctttttcttcttttctgggAGCGTCGTCAATGCTCAACTCTCGACTAATTATTATTCGAAATCATGTCCAAAGATCTTTTCCACCGTCAAATCTACTGTGCAATCTGCAATATCAAAGGAAGCCCGTATGGGCGCCTCTCTCCTCCGCTTGTTTTTCCACGACTGCTTTGTcaat GGATGTGACGGCTCCATTCTACTTGATGACACGTCCAACTTTATCGGGGAGAAAAATGCAGCTCCAAATCAGAACTCTGCCAGAGGATTCGATGTGATTGACAATATCAAGTCGGCAGTGGAGAATGTGTGTCCCGGTGTGGTCTCATGTGCTGATATATTGGCTATTGCTGCTCGAGATTCTGTTGTCACA CTTGGAGGACCCGATTGGTGTGTAAAACTTGGACGAAGAGACGCTAGAACTGCAAGCCAAGCTGCTGCCAATAACAGCATTCCTCCTCCAACTTCTAACCTAAACCAACTCATCTCTTTCTTTAGTAATGTGGGGCTTTCCACTAGGGAGATGGTTGCTCTATCTG GCGCTCACACAATTGGACAAGCAAGGTGCACAAGCTTCAGAGCTCGCATATACAATGAGACCAACATCGACAGTTCCTTTGCTCGAACAAGGAAATCAAATTGTCCAAGGACGACCGGCTCAGGGGACAACAATTTGGCACCTCTTGACATTCAAACCTCCACAAGATTTGACAATAACTACTACAAGAACCTCCTTCAAAAGAGGGGACTTCTCCACTCTGACCAACAATTGTTCAATGGTGGTTCTACGGACTCGATAGTGCGTAGCTATAGCAATAGCCAGAGCAATTTCAATTCTGATTTTGTGGCTGCAATTATCAAGATGGGAGATATCAAGCCACTTACTGGATCAAAGGGGGAGATTAGAAAGAACTGTAGGAAGAGAAACTAA